The Solea solea chromosome 15, fSolSol10.1, whole genome shotgun sequence genome segment AATACCatcaaaaaatgtgttgaaataaaaaaaagcacacaactCACTGACCTGCCTACCCAGAGAACGGAGACAAGCTTCACATTACTTTTCTTAGCTTTTCTCCATGTGGCCAGGTGACCATTGTTGAAAATGACATGTGTGACTTGtttattgaatgtttttgaTACCTGTAAAATGAAGACAAATTTAGATCTGCTGTATGTAAACAGAGTAACTTTGTACACTTCAATGTATTCCCTGGTCTCACCTGAGCACCcatttcctgcagctgctggacaAATGGTTTTGAAAAATTTGCTGTTTTCTCGGACGACCACACATCAACATAGGCCACAACATCTGCAGATACAATGACAACTGTTATAAACTTCAACCATGACCCATTAAATTCAGTATGAATTAACTGCAGCAAGACTAAGACGGTGCACAGTACCTTTAAGAACCGGACTGCTTTGGCTTGTAGTCATCACTGGCTTCTATAGCTCCAAAATTCACCTACAAAACATTAGGACATTTTTACAAAGATCGGCTTTTAATTTTACTTGCACTCCATGGTCCTTTTTTTCTGACTAAACCAATCAAGGAGAATGAATATCAATAAGTGGTCAAATCAGGgcagtttatttttataattgttTTAGTCACTCCACTCTTTTGTGTGTTCCACACATTTGATGTTTTATGGATGAATCCTGCTAAGATTGAATGAAATGgtaaaaacaactaaacaaaaaagAGCGATTGAACACAATATATACTGCTTAAAAAATGTCTTACTAACAGTAAAACCAGTGATGGCTAGTGAAGTATTGAATGTAGAGATGTGCTACACTTGTGCGGCTACACTTCTGTACTGTTTTTGATGCTTTAAATCAAATGAAGTTTTTTTCTtccagattaaaaaaatgcCATGATAGTTTATCcttaaatgattcagttttccTTGATAAACTGCACACAGTTGTTCAATATGGTTGAATTTGAGACATCCTccagaaatgtaaataatatagtGCAGTAGTGCAACAATCACTTATTAATCAATCACgatattaattgattattttgataatgatACTCAATTCATTTTGCTGTGACTTtagcttttaaaatgttctggtttctttcccctctgtcacagaaaaaataaataatattgtgagtttgtggacaaaacaagatttttgaggacatttgacgtttttaaacattttctgatttatcaagaaaataacaaCTTAATCAATAATAGTTGTTAATAGTAGCTTTTTAATTCTGAGAGATTATTTGATTGAATCTCTGATTTGAATCCCTTACTTCTCTGtctttcatctcagaattctaactttttgtctcattatcCGAAAAGGGACTGTGCTATGAAAAACTGTAGAACGTGAAATGTCTTCTATggctatgtgtgtgtttatgttcttAGAATtttctaaatgtatttttaacacAATTTTCGACTGGCAGGACTGCATCCAAATGCGAATGCACAATGACAATACATGtcctattctattctaaaacaGAAGCTTAAATGGCCAGCTGTCACATCCATGGTATGTGGAGGACAATCTCTGAACGCCAAACACTGAAGCAAATGACAAAGCTGGCCACACGAAGTGAGACGTTTATTGTGTTCTGTGTGGTTAATAAAGTGGCGGTGAACGTACAAAAAAATCGCACTTTCATATTATCAAAGGCTAAAATGAAGATACGTGACTCATAAAATCACGGCAGAAACATTTTGTAGACGGTAAATTAATGACACAAATTGAGCCCGAGTTCAGCGGTGGTTCGCTAACTACCCCGGACACAGCGTACAGTACAAAGTACATGTTTTCGACAACTGGTATcgattaaaaaatatacatatactagtatatatgtatactagcCCGGAAGCAATAGTCACATTAATTATGGTTTTCCATGACATGTTTACCTCAAGTTTTACGGTTAAACTGGCGAGCTAACTAACTTTGTTAGCGTTATGCTGGTGTTGCTaacgggggaggggggggattcACACTTCCGTAATGTGTTGTgacataacataaacatgttttataaatgttaaCAGTACTCACACACGAACACACTTGACCCTCCGTGTTCTAAGTGTTTGCGGGAACTTACTTTAAGCAGCGGGGAGGACTATATTGTGCACTTCAGACAAATGCCGAGCGACAGAAAGCATCGTTCCCGGGTGCAGTTTGTGATGCAGTGCATTATGGGACAGAAGGCAATCATTGGCTGATAGTTAAACATACGTCACTTCTTGCCCAGATAATATGCAAATATTGGCCGTTAGACTCTATTGAACAACgtttgagttcttttttttgtcaaaattaacaTTGTAAATCATCAAAATGACTTTCTTTCTTGGACAAATGACGTCCCTTTCTCCATGACTATCTATGATGCCACTTTGACATATTCCAATCTGATGTTGTATCTGTCCCTCCTGTAGTAACCTTCTGGAACAACCATATAAATAACCTGTGctgcaaaaatgtattttggttAAAGATGTTCCCTTTAAAATTATTCACCGGTGCTATCCAGTAAAGTCTCTCTCAGTGAAATTCAATAGTGATATTGATTTACGATGCTTTTTCTGTGATTCCCTTGCTGAGACTGGAAGTGTACAAACACCCGTAATCTGTGGCAAGACATTTGGAAAAATATTCTGTATTATATTATCAATGACTTTGAACTCTTgtttgaaaatgtagtttttatgtTTCCTAAAGACCaatgcaaaacacaaaaacgAGTGTTTTGTaatcaaacattttatattttaagcaACGGTTCATATTCACAGAAAATTAAGTGagaagaaaatatatattttgtgttttctttaaagagTCTGAATTAAACCTAATGACAATATCTTCAGTTTAAATCCTAAGGTCTATAATGACTGTAGATTTGACAAGTAGTCCTTAAAGAGAGCAAAATCTGGTCCTtatgatgaggcagaacctaatttctgaggaactggttaagtttgagACAATTTACATTGACATCTCGATTGTATTTGCAGACACATATTATCTCGGTTGTGTCAAATAATATTCTGTATGCATTTGTGAGTTTCTGAATTAGTTTGGGAAACAAACTTTTAAGCAATCTAATCTTAGACAACACTAGTTTTACCATACAGTATTTTTCACCTCCTGGCAAGGAAAATATTTTGAATGTTACcggaaaaggaaaggaaaaatcCTTGCCTTTGTTTGTAGTTAAAATATGGGTCCTCACATTCAATAAACAGCCTCGGCTGGTGAGATTATAAAACCAGGCACAGACTTACACACTGGTGCAGTCTCTCATATACATGTGTCattatcagaaaaaaaatatttgacagacagacagtggtgTCATGGAAAACTCCACAAATATGATGCATTAACAAAGACACCCAAATGGTAAATATATAGATTTCAAAagcctcacacaaacacatatattaCTGGTTTATTTATCAACCCCCAATGTACATTTCAGCATCATATAATATACATCATAAACTGTTACATAAGTACTTTCATAAGTCAAATAAATCACAGTTAGACCTTCTAACCTCACTAACTTCACACACTGCTTGTACTGCACAAGTATGCCGTAAACATACAAAAGTAGTAAAATGTGAGAAATACAACTGCAGCCGTCTActcattaaatgtttttaaaatgtgactcGTTTATAATAACAAACTGCACacgttactttttttttctagtaCAAACGATTCCATAACAACTAAAACAAGAGAACAAGCATGCATCTGTAGAAATGTGCTAAGTGGCACAAGCCTTGAATACTAGAGCTCTCCTTTTCTACACGCCACTGATTCTCCACTCACGTAATTTTGATCTGAGAAGTGATAACTATGAAGGCTTCAGTACACTCACatatattcattaaaaacactgataatgCCATAGTAGGTACAAATGACGGAATGAACAATGGGCAGAGCTACTTCACTCGAATCAAACAGAGACAGCAtgtagacctttttcacagaaGACATTCTGGTAAAAGCATACAAACTACAGGACTTCTCAAAATGTCTCCTGTGAAAATGGCCTGTTCATTGATCACTTTTGctcttttttgacagatttcagTTTGCTTTCCAACAtgcttaaaataaatgatttggtATCATcttttgctttgtgtgtgtgaagtataatTTACACCAAACTAGACATTAAAGTATTTCCAGCAAGTATAAAATggataaatgttttatttattttttggttgtactacatgcaaaaaaacaacagcagtagAGGAATATACATTAGTATTTACAGTTGGATATGATAAATTACACATTcttgaaatagtttttttttttacattaagatGCTCCTTTGGAATAATTATGTGAAAATACTGatgttaaacacacatacacttttgTCTATCAATCGACTGAGTTGCTCCTGCAGTTCAGAGGCGCAGAGGAGTGTGACACTTCCATGTGCACAATGGACATCGGGAACTGCTCACACTCTTCTTCCAGTGGGTGGCAGCGGCAGTGCAAGAACACCTCTCTCACCTCCTGCCTGAAGTTGGAGTTGAGGAAGCCGTAGATGATGGGGTTGATGCAGGTGGATGACATGGCCAAtaagtggcagagagaaaagagcagGTTGTGGTGGCAGATGGGCAGAGCCTCCTGGTTCCAGTCCGATACCACATTGAAGATGGTGAGTGGCAGCCAGCAAAGGGCAAACGCTGTAATAAGGGTGACAAGCATGATGTTGATTCGGCGGCTTTGGGCCATGCGCTGACTCTCTTGGGTCCTGGCACGGTCAAGCATCTCTTTGCGGTGACGCAGGCGTACAAAAACTCTAACATAGCAGAGGAGGACCAGCAATAGTGGACCACAGTACTGGAACAGCAGGAGCCACGTGGTGTAAGCGAGCCTGTGTTGCTGGGACGGCCAGTGCTCCAGACAGGCCTCCATGTTTGGAATTGTGGgtacaaaagacaaaaaggtGCGGTATGCATTTGTCGGCACAGatgagtttttgtgtgtgtaagaggCAGGTTGAGGCAGAGACACGTTGAAATAAGCCTGAGAGGAGGCTTGGTGAAGAAGTGGAGACTGGGGCAGGATTACGTTAGCGTAGGGCTCATTTGTGAGAAGCTGAAAGGCCAAGAATGGCGTGGAGGTGAAGCAGGCTAAAATCCAAATGATAACAACTGCCATGTAGGCCTGAGGAACACTCGGTTTCCACCCAGAGGGGTTGAGGATGAGCTGATGTCGTTCCAGAGCAATGAACACTAGAGACAGCACAgaaacagtcacagacacacactggatgAAAGGCACCAGGCGACATAATAGTGACCCAAACACCCAATGATCCATTAGCGTGTATATGACAGTGAAAGGAaggcagaacacacacaccagaatgTCAGAGAAAGAAAGGTTGCAGATGAAAATACTGGTGACGTTGACTTTTTCCCTCCGACGAGCGATGATGCAGATGAGGCCGATGTTTCCCACCAGCCCGAGCACCATTGTAACACTGTACCACACCACTAGAACCCCTGTGAGTACAGGAGACATATGGCACTGCTCATCGTGGCCGAGAACAAAGAGGTTTGAGAGGAACTGGGTCTCATCCCCTGGCCACTGCACAGACTCATGACTGCCCCTTCCCTCGTCTGCCGTTAGGGAAAGTGGAGCGGTGGAGCCGTTCAGTGGTGGCGATAGACTTGTCGTCGATGGAGAAGACTGGCTTGCGTTGCCACTCAGGGACATTTCACCAAGAGTTCAGTGTCACCAACCTCCAGGATCAAACTGTCCATCCCAGCCCTCTGAAAACATGcatctgagacacagagaccgagagagagagacacagtgggagacaggaaataaaacaaaaatcacttgCATAGTTTCCAAATGTATTGAAATGTGTTCACGTACAAGTGATAGTGTAATTCAGGCCGGAAAACATGATTGTTGACTGCAGCTTTTCCTTAAATTCTTCAATAATCATCTTAGTTATCAATTCATTCTTGTCTTTTGAATGCACTATTTATTGGCAAGTCACACTCTATTATCTCTCATTGATTTTAATGACTATTTAGATTTTAATGTCTAGATTTCATTTtgattaattataataaaagacaataacatTGAACAGTGCGGTGTGGTCACGGAGAGTATGATATTCTGAACAGGTGAGCTTTTAGTTTGGATTTGAAATGTGGGAGGGAGTCAGTGTTGCTGAggtcaggagggagggagggagggagggagggaatgTCTTTTTAATGTATTGCTTTTATGCTGTGATGTTCTTAATGTATTTCTAtgactttgtaaagcactttgagttgtcCTGTGTATGAAGAGGGCTATAGAAATAAACTTGGAAAGGAAAGTTCAACAGGTGGCTGAGGAGGAAAGAGGCTTGTAGGAAAGGTGCACTGTGTGATCACTGACATTAGGCTCAAGAAAGCATTAGCATTGCACTTTGTCTATGCCTAAAAGCCTCTACTTCTGCTCAAACTAGAAATATCTATTAATATAATTGCATGGGTTGGTCTTTGATTTGGTTCAAATGtttcagactaagacaatattCAAATCATTATACATGGGCGCTGATTCGATTTGTATTAAGATTGGAATTCAATGTGATTCTACATGTATTGAGAATAAATAGTGTCGATGGCAAATGTATTTTCCTCCAAGGCAAGGCATTGAAATAACTTGAAtcataataaaagcaaaatTACATAAAAGATTTAAATAGTCATTAAATCATGAGAGATACAAGTGTGATGTgaataaaaaagtgtgtttaaaagaCAAGCATGAATTCTTAACTAAGAATTTAAGAAAAAGCTGTagtaaacaataatgtttttcagGCCTGGTTTAAACCATAATTGAACGatacatttctttgttgttgttgttttaccaaACTTCTTCATTTAGCTGCTTATAATGCAATAAATACTACTGGGCTTAGTGctgtaagaaaattaaaaattaaattaattaaaatgctGGACAAGGCattcaaatgaaactgaaacatttatatttaaaatcctGGTTTGAGGAGAAACCTGATCAACAGAACATTCAGGTACATTTTAGGTAAaatcatatatatgtacatatatacatatatatatattttctattttttttaaatggtccAAAGGAAATAACAATATATGCATTTTGGATTGACCAAATACCTACAAAAACCAATCACCTGGAGCTGTCCAGTGCTAAATCAAGATGgtgaatataaaaatgttatatttgtgATTTAGCACGTTATGAGGAGGTCTCATTAGCTGGTGTCACAGCACAGCTCAAACAAAACGTCTTTTCATAATTTACACTAATcgagacaaaaatagacacaaggTGTCTGTTTATTGTTCTCTACACTATGTGGATTCTGTGCAAGGatctctgcagcagcacagtaTCAGTGTCAGGGCTTTATCTTACAGTAACTATACCATTCTCTTTTTCTGTAAGATCTATACTCACACTCAAAGAATCCTCCAGGTGTAACAGATTAATGGCATTAAGATTGCTGTGCATGTAATATGTGGTAGTGAAAGGGCACGATTGTCAGAATCCGAAAAAttgatatctctctctctctctctctctctatctctctttctcctgcCATGTGCTGTGAAAACCAGCATGGCAAAGAGAAGAGCCTGTTATTTCCCATTGATGTTGCACACACTTAGCTATCAGCCCCTTCACACTGCATCATGATTGACCTACACTGGCAGTGTGGTAAGTGAGCTGCAGGCAGGAAGGCACGACATCGTCCTTTCTCCGGGGGGGaataaacagattttatttgtcacCTGCAGCCAGCTGTAACAGGTCACAGGAAGCAAAAAATAtcggcaggaaaaaaaaccctaaataaCACAAAACTCATTAGGCAAGTCTGAACTTGTCATGATACAGtgatgtgacagtgacacatgcAGCATTATGTGGTCAGAGAAAACATCTGCAGGATAAGGGACACTGTGACCTGCTCTGCACTGCCCATCATATTCTCCTTTCCTTCTTCAGTGAAGTGACAgacaaaatctgacaaaatggTGCTTTCTGACTCACTGTCATTTTCCTTCCACAATATTCCGGCATTACATTACATAGTTTTTCCGCACAAAATTGCATGTACTTCAATGTAAAAATGTTCCCCCTGGTGTTTAACAATTactctttttctttataaagtACAATACAAACAAAGTGCCATTTACTTAACCTAATGTAATATGAGCATCAAGTAGGTTTGAAAGTCcaacttaaattaaatgaattctGGGTATTGTCAAAGGTTCATATGTAtggatataaaatgtaaaaatgctaTTTATTACATGTTTCAACAGACAATTTGCCTTTTCACATTCTGCATGTGGAGGAGCTAGGATATCAGCAGCACACACTGATGAGAGATCGACTTGAAATAATGGCTGGAGCCTCATTATTCTCTGCTGGGGGTCTCATGGACTGTGGGTGATATCTCCCAAGACATTTCTGCTATGAATACTGCCAGGAACAAtgcttttattcacattttcacactgaATATTAAACATTCATGCGatgcagtttatttttattttatctcatgTCTCTTTTTTATGTGAAATTTGGATGCATGATTTATGCCTTGTAGGCTTCTATTGTTTGGAGCCATCATTCAGTGCCAAAGGCAGAAGGAGACACATATAGCACACCTGCACATCTGTGGACACCGAGAGACAAAATGACAGTGGGGGGGTGGGGAGACAGGAGAGCatacatttcacaactaataaaAGAATGAGTAAAAATACAAGAGGAATTAATCACTTACGTGATGGGCTGGCGACGTGGAGTGTCCCTGTGATGCCAGGGCAACAGAGACAATGATGGTCTGAACAGGTGTGAATCCACGGAGATGAGAGTTGGAGATGATGAGAGCCACAGCGTTTGTGTCAGAGACAGCAGCTACTGGAGGAGCATTGCTATTATTGGGCTGTTGGAGCCCTTTGGGTGCCTCTGAGCACCAAGCTCTGCTGTCACACAGTGGTGGATTCATTCAATTACATCCGGATAATGACAACAGCTGCACGTGCAGCTAAAGAGACAATGAGCAGGCGAATGGTGGAGCAGGTCATGACTTTATTAaaactggcatttaaaaaaGACCAAGTTTGATTAGATTTTGTCTTCGTCACCTACTGTACGGCCAGAGCAAAGGTCACACTGTCATGTGCTCAGTTAAGGTCACAATATTTTGTATTATCCGACTTCTGCACGACCCTGAAAGTGCAGTCTGTTTTATTTACTATCAGCTCACACTCTGGAGGAAGGTGATCATCTGGAAacctgagaaagagagagaggatttTCAATCTGaggtgaaacaaacaacaataacaaaactgtCTCAATTAATGTatcattacatttttgttaAGGGACTATCTTTACAAGATATTTTGttttcagggtctgtttttacgagatttattttcgggttttttttaagagattttcttgggggggggggggtctgtttCGGGATAAAAAATTTTATTAGGTGAATTCAACACACTTCTGTACAAATTCGATTTGTCTTGCAATTCTGATCTAATGCGAATCTACAAAACCTTCCCTATTTGGAGTGTCTGTGTGGATGAGGTGTTCCAGCGAATCCCCCTAcaacaacatacagtcctagctCTCCGCAACAGAAATGATAATCATTAATTACAATATGGGAGTCTTACAAGTTGCAGCAGGTCAACTCattttctgtgcatgtgcagtcAGTACAGTCCTTCGTCCAGTCAGAGCCAAAGTCGTGCAGGATTCCATCTTTATCCACACACCCTGTACGTGAAGAAACAAAACCACAGTTCAGAGGGAGCTGTTAACCCACTGATCACACCATGATAAGAGTTGCTGGTCTGAATAAGCGTGTATCGATGTGTGCACAGCATGGTGTGGTCTtgatacattttaaattcactgACAGGTGTTtagtaaacacacaacacctGGATGGTGCAAACAAACATAGCAGAGGGTTTTTTCCAACAGGTGATAATGTTGTAATTAAATCAACTCACCATTGATTTTCTCATCTTTGACCAAGTCCACAGTGGTGCACAGAGCGTGGCAGAGTGGAATCAGTGCcagaacacaaataaacacatggaAAGTCtcctgaaagagaaaaaaaatcagttgttAAGTTGTCCATTTAACCCATTTATGCTCTTTTCTCTGCAGGCCTGAGTTATTCATGTAGAGTTCtaaccgagcatcagaatgaggggggcaaaaagatgaaaaaatacCCTGTTGATGCCAGATGTCAGAGAAGaaaaggcaacagcaacttaAATAACCTCTCATTACAAGCAAAACATGCAGATGACTGATCTGAACgcacaaacacatcaaaacatatGAAGCAGATGGAGCATGGTGGCTAATATCATTGGTCACTTCATTAGGTACACCTAATAATACCTTAAAAAAAGAGTGgtcagtaaatgtaaataaaaataagattttgTCTATGCTGCAGGGGAAATTTACggaggagtattagggccacatgtaaaaaagaaagaaagaaagaaaaaagaaaacagcatgaattctgagattaaagtcagaattctgagattaagaagtaagaattctgagattaaagtcagtctTAATAGACTTAATAAAGTctcagaaatagaaaaaagtcaaaaagataATTCATGAAATGACAGCAATTTCAAAATCAATGTATTTTTGAATCATGAATTACAggatgttttataataatttatcaTTACCTTTAATTACTGTCGatggattatttaaaaaaaaaaacagcttcagtCACACTACCATCACCACAGctatattataaaaaatgatGTAATCCTGACATACTCATAATCTTTTTTCAGTTTAACTGCGGTGAAAAATACGTACCATTCTTAGATATGCAGTAAGCCACTCGACAGGAAGATGATGTGCATGAGAACTCTGACAAACGCTTTATATAAAGGTGTGAACCCGTCTATTTTCACTGGAATTTATTTGAATAGCAATGTTTGTTTTAAGGGAAGACCAGTAGGTAGAATGTTTATACTGATGTGCCGTATTAAAGGCTACACCCTattaaaacataacattttgacCCATAACAGAATATTCTTACTGCAAAGAAACTTGACTTTTTATAACTTTTATAATCAGATTTAATAAAGAAACTGATTTGATAAAGaaatagacagacagaaatataaaaacagctTTCCCTTGTGTAAAcctttttataaatgaaaagCTTAAGTAGAGCATTTGGACTGAAATTAAAGCCCCGCAATTTGTAAACAGTTATTAAGAATACACAATTTGGATTATTTATGAGACTGTTAATGACACAGTGGTTactcaaagtcagtctttgtaccGTGTTAGTGAGACTTGAATAAACTCCAGTTTCATGCTTTTCTACACATTCTGCAAAAACAACCGTGCTCATTGGCAACACTGAACACGATAAAACATGTAATAAACATTTGCCTCAGTacaacaaaagtaaaagtgtaGAATCGTACAATATTCAGAGTACATCTTTCGACAGAGCaggacgttttgttttttttagtcttaaACAATCCTCCTTTAGGACGAACAAAATATCCTGCTTCAAGAGTGCTCTTTTCAAAACACTGGAAACAACAGCCATGAGGTTGTGTTAAAACGGAGAACGCTCCACCTGCTATGcatacacaggtgtgtgtgtcttaatcGCGGCCTGTTTACATTACACGCTCTCAGACAAactaacacacacgcacgcacgcacgcacacacacacacacacacacgtcagtgcagaataaacaacaaaatgtcaaaatggtgaaaaagaaataaacatgtggCTTGGTAAGAGAATGCTGAGTATGTTGTTTGCCAAATGCACAGAAACTCCACAGCTGCAAAATGAAAACACGTAATTCACAATTTGTGGAACGCTTGTCTATCTTAACGATCTTATTTCTCCAGTATGAGGATGAGAGAAACTGTGAAACACTAAAAAGTGGTTTTGTGGGCGTTTCCATGTACCAGCCTGTCTTTAAGATTACATCCTCTCATGTTAAGTTGGAGCTCTTTCAGCCGGGGCAGATTAGAGTTTATACTCcacattagagctgaaacaattattcaattaaaacaagatttcgattgtttctgcttcttaaatatgaatattttctgggttttttgcgccacacaacaaagaaagcattaatggacattttatggaccaaacgattactcgatgacaaattaataaatagtaTTGCTTTAAGTTCAAGAGAAGTGAGCAGGGATATTTGGCTCCTCTAAAGCTTTTTACCTTCCaacacttacaaaaaaaaacttggatgTGCAAAGAAAACGTACTTTGGAACAAATGTTGCTGTAAACAAACGTGTAAACTGCAAAGTGT includes the following:
- the LOC131473829 gene encoding neuropeptide Y receptor type 4-like, producing the protein MSLSGNASQSSPSTTSLSPPLNGSTAPLSLTADEGRGSHESVQWPGDETQFLSNLFVLGHDEQCHMSPVLTGVLVVWYSVTMVLGLVGNIGLICIIARRREKVNVTSIFICNLSFSDILVCVFCLPFTVIYTLMDHWVFGSLLCRLVPFIQCVSVTVSVLSLVFIALERHQLILNPSGWKPSVPQAYMAVVIIWILACFTSTPFLAFQLLTNEPYANVILPQSPLLHQASSQAYFNVSLPQPASYTHKNSSVPTNAYRTFLSFVPTIPNMEACLEHWPSQQHRLAYTTWLLLFQYCGPLLLVLLCYVRVFVRLRHRKEMLDRARTQESQRMAQSRRINIMLVTLITAFALCWLPLTIFNVVSDWNQEALPICHHNLLFSLCHLLAMSSTCINPIIYGFLNSNFRQEVREVFLHCRCHPLEEECEQFPMSIVHMEVSHSSAPLNCRSNSVD
- the si:ch73-288o11.4 gene encoding beta-microseminoprotein J1, which produces METFHVFICVLALIPLCHALCTTVDLVKDEKINGCVDKDGILHDFGSDWTKDCTDCTCTENELTCCNLFPDDHLPPECELIVNKTDCTFRVVQKSDNTKYCDLN